The following coding sequences are from one Vicugna pacos chromosome 11, VicPac4, whole genome shotgun sequence window:
- the DDX21 gene encoding nucleolar RNA helicase 2: protein MPGKLRSDADLESNTAVAKVEMPRKQNEKKGRKEKPKSTKSEEAAEEKEETVSPKAKKVKKKAGPSEADMNSPKSKKPPKKEEPSQDDIISPKTKSAKKSKEPSEESVVSPKTKKVVKAEEPSEEEMGAPKPKKTKKEKEMNGEIGEKSPKLKNGFPHSGPDSSSKEAASEESNSELEQEIPVEQKEGAFSNFPISEETIKLLKARGVTFLFPIQAKTFHHVYSGKDLIAQARTGTGKTFSFAIPLIEKLQGELQERKRGRAPQVLVLAPTRELASQVSRDFSDITKKLAVACFYGGTPYGGQIERMRNGIDILVGTPGRIKDHLQNGKLNLTNLKHVVLDEVDQMLDMGFADQVEEILCVAYKKDSEDNPQTLLFSATCPHWVFNVAKKYMKSTYEQVDLIGKKTQKTAITVEHLAIKCHWTQRAAVIGDVIRVYSGYQGRTIIFCETKKEAQELSQNAAVRQDAQSLHGDIPQKQREITLKGFRNGDFGVLVATNVAARGLDIPEVDLVVQSCPPKDVESYIHRSGRTGRAGRTGICICFYQHKEEYQLAQVEQKAGIKFKRIGVPSATEIIKASSKDAIRLLDSVPPTAIGHFKQSAEKLIEEKGAVEALAAALAHISGATSVDQRSLINSDVGFVTMILRCSIEMPNISYAWKELKEQLGEDIDSKVKGMVFLKGKQGVCFDIPTAAVTEVQEKWHDSRRWQLSVATEQPELEGPREGYRGFRGQREGNRGSWGQRGGNRNFRGQRSGGGNRSNRFQNKGQKRSYSKAFGH from the exons ATGCCGGGGAAACTTCGTAGTGACGCGGATTTGGAGTCAAACACGGCCGTGGCGAAAGTGGAGATGCCGCGAAAGCAAAATGAGAAG aaaggtaGAAAAGAGAAGCCAAAATCTACTAAGAGTGAAGAGGcagcagaagaaaaggaagaaacagtttCCCCCAAagctaaaaaagttaaaaagaaagcagGGCCTTCTGAGGCTGACATGAATTCTCCTAAATCCAAaaagccccccaaaaaagaggagCCATCTCAAGATGACATTATTTCTCCTAAAACCAAAAGTGCGAAAAAATCAAAGGAGCCCTCTGAAGAGAGTGTTGTTTCTCCTAAaaccaaaaaagtagtaaaaGCCGAGGAGCCTTCTGAGGAAGAAATGGGGGCTCCAAAGCCCAAGAAGacgaagaaagaaaaggaaatgaatggaGAAATTGGAGAGAAAAGCCCCAAACTGAAGAATGGATTCCCTCATTCTGGACCTGACTCTAGCTCCAAGGAAGCTGCCAGTGAAGAAAGTAACAGTGAGTTAGAGCAG GAAATACCTGTGGAGCAGAAAGAAGGAGCTTTCTCTAATTTTCCCATATCTGAAGAAACTATTAAACTTCTCAAAG CCCGTGGGGTGACCTTCCTGTTTCCTATACAAGCAAAGACGTTTCACCATGTCTATAGTGGGAAGGACTTGATTGCACAGGCGCGGACAGGAACTGGGAAGACATTCTCCTTTGCCATCCCTTTGATTGAAAAACTTCAGGGAGAACTGCAGGAACGGAAGAGAGGCCGTGCACCTCAG GTACTTGTTCTTGCACCTACAAGGGAGTTGGCAAGTCAAGTAAGCAGAGACTTCAGTGACATTACAAAAAAGTTGGCAGTGGCTTGTTTTTATGGTGGAACTCCCTATGGAGGACAAA TTGAACGCATGCGGAATGGGATTGATATCCTGGTTGGAACACCAGGTCGTATTAAGGACCACCTGCAGAATGGCAAGCTAAATCTCACCAATCTTAAGCATGTTGTCCTGGACGAAGTCGACCAGATGTTGGACATGGGTTTTGCTGACCAAGTGGAAGAGATTTTATGTGTAGCATACAAGAAAG attCAGAAGACAATCCCCAAACATTGCTTTTTTCTGCAACTTGTCCTCATTGGGTGTTTAATGTTGCTAAGAAATACATGAAATCTACGTATGAACAGGTGGACCTTATTGGTAAAAAGACTCAGAAAACGGCAATAACTGTGGAG CATCTGGCCATCAAGTGCCACTGGACTCAAAGGGCTGCAGTTATCGGGGATGTGATCCGAGTGTATAGTGGTTATCAAGGGCGCACTATCATCTTCTGTGAAACCAAGAAAGAAGCCCAGGAGTTGTCACAGAATGCGGCCGTAAGGCAG GATGCCCAATCATTACATGGAGACATTCCACAGAAGCAAAGAGAAATCACTCTGAAGGGTTTTAGAAATGGTGATTTTGGAGTTTTGGTGGCGACCAATGTCGCTGCGCGTGGGCTAGACATCCCTGAGGTTGATCTGGTTGTACAAAGTTGTCCACCAAAG gaTGTGGAGTCCTACATTCATCGTTCTGGGCGAACAGGTAGAGCTGGAAGGACCGGGATTTGCATCTGCTTTTATCAGCACAAGGAAGAATATCAGTTAGCACAAGTGGAGCAAAAAGCG GGGATTAAGTTTAAACGGATAGGCGTTCCTTCTGCAACAGAGATAATAAAAGCTTCCAGCAAAGATGCCATCAG GCTTTTGGATTCTGTGCCTCCCACTGCCATTGGTCACTTCAAGCAGTCAGCTGAGAAACTGATAGAGGAGAAAGGGGCGGTGGAAGCCCTGGCGGCAGCCCTGGCCCATATTTCAGGTGCCACGTCAGTAGACCAGCGCTCCTTGATCAACTCAGACGTG GGTTTTGTGACTATGATCTTGCGGTGCTCAATTGAAATGCCAAACATTAGTTATGCTTGGAAAGAACTTAAAGAACAGCTGGGTGAGGATATTGATTCCAAAGTGAAGGGAATGGTTTTTCTCAAAGGAAAGCAG ggTGTTTGCTTTGATATCCCTACTGCAGCGGTAACCGAAGTacag GAAAAATGGCATGACTCAAGGCGCTGGCAGCTCTCTGTGGCCACGGAGCAACCGGAGCTAGAAGGTCCACGGGAAGGATATCGAGGCTTCAGGGGACAGCGGGAAGGCAATCGAGGTTCCTGGGGACAGCGGGGAGGAAACAGAAACTTCAGAGGTCAGCGATCAGGAGGTGGCAACAGAAGTAACAGATTCCAAAACAAAGGCCAGAAGCGGAGTTACAGTAAAGCATTTGGACACTAA